From a single Rhodococcus qingshengii JCM 15477 genomic region:
- a CDS encoding iron ABC transporter substrate-binding protein codes for MRIRIGLMSGVALATAAVLTISGCSNSGSDGGTDPGAATKITVYNAQHESLTQEWADAFTAESGIEVELRNGSDTELGNQLVAEGDRSPADVFLTENSPAMTLVENAGLFADVNQDVLDQVPSQYRPSSGKWTGIAARSTVFAYNKDMLKQEQLPKSLLDLQDPAWKDRWAASPSGADFQAIVSALLELKGEDVTRQWLAGMKDNVRTYKGNSTVMKAVNAGEIPGGLIYHYYWFGDQAKTGENSNNVALHYFKNEDPGAFVSVSGGGVLKSSSKQDAAQQFLKFVSGQKGQQVLQTGTSFEYTVGSGVAANPKLVPLAELQAPQVDPAKLNSPQVTELMTEAGLL; via the coding sequence ATGAGGATACGAATCGGACTGATGTCGGGGGTCGCACTGGCCACCGCAGCGGTGCTGACGATTTCGGGGTGCTCGAATTCCGGTTCGGACGGCGGGACGGACCCGGGCGCAGCCACCAAGATCACCGTGTACAACGCGCAGCACGAGTCGCTGACGCAGGAATGGGCCGATGCTTTCACCGCGGAGTCCGGAATCGAGGTGGAGCTACGTAACGGCAGTGATACCGAACTCGGCAACCAGCTCGTGGCCGAAGGCGACCGATCGCCGGCTGATGTGTTTCTCACCGAGAACTCCCCCGCTATGACACTCGTCGAGAATGCCGGGCTGTTCGCCGACGTCAACCAGGACGTCCTCGATCAGGTGCCGAGCCAGTACCGGCCGTCGAGTGGCAAGTGGACCGGCATCGCAGCCCGTTCCACCGTCTTCGCATACAACAAGGACATGTTGAAACAGGAGCAGCTGCCGAAGTCGCTGCTCGACCTGCAGGATCCCGCGTGGAAGGACCGGTGGGCCGCTTCGCCCTCAGGTGCCGACTTCCAGGCGATCGTCAGCGCACTGCTCGAACTCAAGGGTGAGGATGTCACTCGGCAGTGGCTGGCGGGAATGAAGGACAACGTCCGCACCTACAAGGGCAACAGCACGGTGATGAAGGCGGTCAATGCGGGGGAGATCCCGGGCGGTCTCATCTACCACTACTACTGGTTCGGCGATCAGGCCAAGACCGGTGAGAACAGCAACAACGTCGCACTCCACTACTTCAAGAACGAGGACCCCGGTGCATTCGTCAGTGTTTCCGGTGGTGGCGTCCTGAAGTCCAGCTCGAAACAGGATGCGGCGCAACAGTTCCTCAAGTTCGTCTCCGGCCAAAAGGGTCAACAGGTCCTGCAGACCGGGACATCGTTCGAATACACGGTGGGCAGCGGCGTGGCGGCGAACCCGAAGCTCGTTCCCCTCGCCGAGCTCCAGGCCCCACAGGTCGACCCTGCGAAGCTCAACAGCCCGCAGGTCACCGAGCTGATGACCGAAGCCGGCCTGCTCTGA
- a CDS encoding ABC transporter permease, translated as MPLPLAVAALIVVAASIIPLGYVIVESFDTGWDTASALLFRPRVRELLANTVLLVVVTVPICIVLGVIAAWLVERTRVFGAKVWAVLLAAPLAVPAFVNSYSWVTTVPSLGGLQGGVLIATLSYFPLVYIPTAATLRRLDPAVEESARALGAGPWAVFFRVVVPQLRLAIAGGALLVSLHLLAEYGAFVFIRFDTFTTAIFEQYQSTFNGAAATMLAGVLVLLCLTLLVIESVVRGSARYARIGAGAARRAVPAELGWGNSLAVLLFLGVLIVLSVGVPVISVLRWLVIGGAAVWKLDTVGSALVQTVGFGIAGAVVTCVLAFPIAWISIRHRGRFSRFLEGCTYISSSLPGIVVALAFVTVSIRYLHPLYQTVTVVIAAYALLFLPRALVNLRTGFAQAPIGLEEAAQSLGLSPLSAFFRVTLPLAAPATAAGGALVFLGIVNELTATLLLAPTGTRTLSMQFWSLSSEIDYAGAAPYAFIMIVLSLPMTYVLFTQSKKVAGL; from the coding sequence ATGCCGCTCCCTTTGGCGGTTGCCGCGCTCATCGTTGTGGCCGCATCGATCATCCCGCTCGGGTACGTGATCGTCGAAAGCTTCGACACGGGTTGGGATACCGCATCGGCGTTGCTGTTTCGACCTCGGGTCCGGGAATTGCTGGCCAACACGGTGCTGCTGGTCGTGGTCACGGTGCCGATCTGCATCGTGCTCGGTGTAATCGCCGCCTGGCTCGTCGAACGCACCCGGGTGTTCGGGGCGAAGGTCTGGGCGGTCCTCCTCGCAGCTCCCCTGGCCGTTCCCGCGTTCGTGAACAGTTACTCGTGGGTGACCACTGTTCCCTCCCTGGGAGGTTTGCAGGGGGGCGTCCTCATCGCGACCCTGTCGTACTTCCCTCTCGTGTACATCCCCACGGCCGCGACGCTTCGCCGGCTGGATCCGGCCGTGGAAGAATCGGCGCGTGCACTTGGTGCCGGGCCGTGGGCAGTGTTCTTCCGCGTCGTGGTGCCTCAGCTGCGGCTGGCCATCGCCGGCGGAGCGTTGCTGGTCTCGCTGCACCTGCTCGCCGAGTACGGTGCGTTCGTCTTCATCCGGTTCGATACGTTCACCACCGCGATTTTCGAGCAATACCAGTCGACGTTCAACGGAGCTGCGGCCACCATGCTCGCTGGTGTGCTGGTGCTGCTCTGCCTCACGCTGCTGGTGATCGAATCTGTGGTCCGGGGCAGTGCGCGGTACGCCCGCATCGGCGCCGGAGCCGCCAGGCGCGCCGTGCCCGCCGAACTCGGCTGGGGGAACTCGCTGGCCGTCCTGCTCTTCCTCGGAGTGCTGATCGTTCTGTCCGTCGGCGTCCCGGTGATCAGTGTCCTACGCTGGCTGGTCATCGGCGGGGCGGCGGTCTGGAAGCTCGATACCGTCGGCTCCGCGCTGGTCCAAACCGTCGGCTTCGGCATCGCGGGCGCCGTGGTGACGTGTGTTCTCGCATTTCCGATCGCGTGGATTTCGATTCGCCACCGGGGGCGTTTCAGCCGGTTTCTGGAAGGCTGCACGTACATCTCGAGCTCACTTCCCGGAATCGTGGTGGCACTGGCGTTCGTCACCGTCTCCATTCGTTACCTGCATCCGCTCTACCAAACGGTCACCGTTGTCATCGCGGCCTACGCACTGCTGTTTTTGCCGCGCGCGCTGGTGAACCTGCGAACGGGGTTCGCGCAGGCGCCCATCGGTCTGGAGGAGGCGGCGCAGTCGCTCGGCCTCTCCCCACTGTCAGCCTTTTTCCGGGTTACGCTGCCGCTGGCGGCCCCAGCCACGGCGGCGGGTGGAGCGCTGGTGTTCTTGGGGATCGTGAACGAGCTGACCGCCACCCTCCTGCTGGCGCCGACCGGCACCCGCACGCTGTCCATGCAATTTTGGTCGCTGAGCAGCGAGATCGACTACGCCGGCGCCGCACCGTATGCGTTCATCATGATCGTGCTGTCGCTGCCCATGACTTACGTACTCTTCACCCAGTCGAAAAAGGTAGCCGGACTATGA
- a CDS encoding ABC transporter ATP-binding protein: MTNALEVAGLDKRFGAAAVLRQISFAVEAGSTTAIVGPSGCGKTTLLRLIAGFERPDAGTIALAGRIVAGGKWTPAHRRSVGYVAQDGALFPHNTVGANIGFGLPRRDRSASKVAELLEMVSLDSSYATRRPDQLSGGQQQRVALARALAREPELMLLDEPFSALDAGLRATTRRIVADVLAKAGITTILVTHDQPEALSFADRVAVMSAGRLAQIGTPREIYSTPVDVPTAQFIGDAVVLSAQVVEGTAHSALGDIAVASTDIQGDARIMVRPEQIELTPDGAGIAGTVVDIEYLGSEMLLGIRLDTASGADAERVTVRRFGATALTPGDRVGIRVVGPAVTYPA; encoded by the coding sequence ATGACCAACGCACTCGAAGTGGCAGGGCTCGACAAGAGGTTCGGCGCCGCGGCCGTCCTCCGCCAGATCTCGTTCGCCGTCGAGGCCGGATCCACCACCGCTATTGTCGGGCCGTCAGGCTGCGGGAAGACCACGTTGCTCCGCCTGATCGCCGGGTTCGAGAGACCGGACGCCGGGACTATCGCACTTGCCGGCCGTATCGTCGCTGGCGGGAAGTGGACGCCCGCGCACCGCCGGTCGGTGGGATACGTCGCCCAGGACGGAGCGCTGTTCCCGCACAACACTGTTGGCGCCAATATCGGGTTCGGACTGCCCCGCCGTGATCGGAGCGCGTCGAAGGTCGCCGAATTGCTCGAGATGGTTTCGCTCGATAGCTCCTATGCGACCCGTCGACCCGACCAGCTCTCCGGTGGGCAGCAACAGCGCGTGGCGCTCGCGCGGGCACTGGCCCGCGAACCGGAACTGATGCTGCTCGACGAACCGTTCTCCGCGCTCGACGCCGGCTTGCGGGCCACTACCCGGCGGATCGTCGCAGATGTCCTGGCGAAGGCCGGAATCACCACCATCCTCGTCACCCACGACCAGCCCGAGGCTCTCTCGTTTGCTGATCGTGTGGCGGTGATGAGTGCCGGACGCCTCGCGCAGATCGGTACCCCCCGCGAAATCTATTCCACCCCCGTCGATGTCCCCACCGCGCAGTTCATCGGAGACGCCGTCGTGCTGTCGGCGCAGGTCGTGGAAGGCACAGCCCACTCTGCCCTCGGCGATATCGCTGTGGCCTCGACCGACATCCAGGGCGACGCCCGCATCATGGTGCGGCCGGAGCAGATCGAACTCACCCCGGACGGCGCTGGCATCGCCGGGACGGTAGTCGACATCGAATACCTCGGATCGGAAATGCTGCTCGGTATCCGCTTGGACACCGCAAGCGGAGCAGACGCCGAACGGGTCACGGTTCGCCGCTTCGGTGCCACCGCTCTCACCCCCGGGGACCGCGTCGGCATCCGTGTCGTCGGCCCCGCCGTGACATACCCGGCCTGA
- a CDS encoding sensor histidine kinase — MRSVPEWLRPSMWGLAIRSALAAAAVVTIALAAGATALLFVLDRALISTLDDAASTRAQDITTRLQFDRPADLDSELFGTNQRITLVQVIDPTGQVVRTSDPYPGAPATDARPPAGGSPARGLSGRTDHGTDLRITAQGVSSGATDYTVIVAVSAEPVEATVATVGGLLALGGPVIALVAAVATYTLVRRSLRSVEHIRTQVAAISSSDLGERIPVPTPRDEISALARTMNDMLTRIDAGHTAQRRFVADASHELRNPLATLTLALELADARPELLDDELVRETLLPEVTRMHLLVDDLLLLARADEHGLPLRLCEVDLDDVVDAEVRRVRGGTEKTITAALSPVRICGDRTQLEHVVRNLIDNAVRFAAQTVHAQVMQRGNTARIIVSDDGPGVPQPDRDRVFERFVRLDNSRERNLGGSGLGLAIVAEIVSAHRGSVRIGDSAQGGCQVVVTLAASSVTPAESF, encoded by the coding sequence ATGAGGTCGGTACCCGAATGGCTCAGACCTTCGATGTGGGGACTGGCAATCCGGTCCGCGCTCGCTGCCGCCGCCGTCGTGACCATCGCCTTGGCTGCAGGGGCGACGGCGCTGCTGTTCGTACTGGACCGGGCCCTGATCTCCACCCTCGACGACGCCGCGAGCACCCGAGCCCAGGACATCACCACCAGATTGCAGTTCGACCGGCCCGCCGACCTCGACAGTGAGCTGTTCGGCACCAATCAACGAATTACCCTCGTCCAAGTCATCGACCCGACAGGGCAGGTGGTGCGGACATCGGACCCCTACCCCGGCGCCCCGGCGACCGACGCGCGGCCACCTGCCGGAGGGTCGCCGGCACGAGGACTGTCCGGGCGGACTGACCATGGGACAGACCTACGGATCACCGCGCAGGGAGTCTCCAGCGGCGCAACCGATTACACCGTCATCGTCGCGGTGAGCGCAGAACCAGTGGAAGCCACAGTCGCCACCGTAGGCGGGCTCCTCGCCCTCGGCGGCCCGGTCATCGCCCTCGTCGCCGCAGTAGCGACCTACACACTGGTACGGCGATCGCTGCGATCGGTCGAACACATCCGCACTCAGGTCGCCGCCATTTCGAGTAGCGACCTCGGTGAACGGATTCCGGTGCCCACGCCCCGAGACGAGATCAGTGCGTTGGCCCGCACCATGAACGACATGCTCACCCGAATCGACGCCGGCCACACCGCGCAGCGCCGATTCGTCGCAGATGCATCCCACGAGCTACGCAACCCACTGGCCACCCTCACCCTTGCCTTGGAACTGGCTGACGCCCGCCCAGAACTGCTCGACGACGAACTCGTACGGGAAACCTTGCTGCCCGAGGTCACGCGCATGCATCTACTGGTCGACGACTTGCTGTTGCTCGCTCGCGCCGACGAGCACGGTCTACCCCTGCGGCTCTGCGAGGTGGATCTCGACGACGTGGTGGACGCAGAAGTCCGCCGCGTTCGCGGTGGGACCGAGAAGACGATCACGGCCGCGTTGAGCCCTGTACGGATTTGCGGTGACCGCACGCAGCTCGAGCATGTAGTGCGCAACCTCATCGACAATGCCGTCCGATTTGCTGCACAGACCGTGCACGCGCAAGTGATGCAGCGCGGAAACACCGCGCGGATCATCGTCTCCGACGACGGCCCGGGCGTCCCGCAGCCAGATCGTGACCGAGTCTTCGAACGGTTCGTGCGACTCGACAATTCCCGTGAACGCAACCTCGGCGGTTCCGGTCTCGGTTTGGCGATCGTCGCGGAAATCGTTTCCGCCCACCGAGGTTCGGTACGGATCGGCGACAGCGCGCAGGGTGGGTGTCAGGTCGTGGTCACGCTTGCGGCAAGTTCGGTGACCCCGGCCGAGTCGTTCTGA
- a CDS encoding DedA family protein yields the protein MSVALGPGILDASTLLGTLGLLGVLGAVVIETGLLVGFFLPGDSLLFTAGVFAAQPHPFAPLWLLLLTIPIAAIVGDQLGFLIGRKAGAAVFHRPSARRIGPKQLEQSRRFFDRYGPRTILLARFVPVARTIAPVMAGASGMKYRTFAVYNVIGGTVWGIGVPTLGYLLGGIGFVRSHIEVILILIVFLSVAPLLINALRSRQQRTTPPARRPDNASTADRDL from the coding sequence ATGAGCGTGGCATTGGGACCTGGAATATTGGATGCGTCGACACTGCTGGGCACCCTCGGGCTGCTCGGCGTCCTCGGCGCCGTCGTCATCGAGACGGGCCTGCTCGTCGGCTTCTTCCTACCCGGCGACTCGTTGCTGTTCACTGCCGGAGTCTTCGCCGCGCAGCCGCATCCGTTCGCCCCGCTGTGGTTGCTGCTGCTCACCATCCCGATCGCTGCGATCGTCGGCGACCAACTCGGCTTCCTGATCGGAAGGAAGGCTGGGGCGGCAGTATTTCATCGTCCCAGTGCCAGACGGATCGGCCCGAAACAACTCGAACAGTCGAGGCGGTTCTTCGACCGCTACGGCCCGCGCACAATCCTGTTGGCCCGCTTCGTCCCCGTCGCCCGCACCATCGCGCCGGTCATGGCCGGCGCATCCGGGATGAAGTACCGTACCTTCGCCGTCTACAACGTCATCGGTGGCACCGTCTGGGGAATCGGGGTGCCGACACTGGGATACCTGCTCGGTGGAATCGGGTTCGTCCGCAGTCACATCGAAGTGATCCTGATCCTGATCGTGTTCCTCTCCGTCGCACCGCTGCTGATCAACGCTCTGCGGTCACGACAACAGAGAACAACCCCGCCGGCCCGCCGACCGGACAACGCCTCGACCGCAGACAGGGATCTGTGA
- a CDS encoding phosphatase PAP2 family protein, whose protein sequence is MKEVEPHPVSSVSAHGASVRVNLVGRAHELVSGVHQGAAAAIALIVLVGGVALFLGASLWRSLPGTHRSAGTALISLQSTGLAAAFVALAYQVKAGDWLTSADPAVLGWFTEHRSDWVTGPAIAVTDAGGPAGTIVLAVVIGAVLSRRARSPIPALILIGTVGAAALASTVTKSVVGRSRPPIASQVLLETDHSFPSGHATGAMALFMTAALMLGYAWSPTRRTLLLVTVAAVAAVVSVTRLYLGEHWLSDVIGGMLLGGLAAVIGGAIYTIWMARSHDRRTGALDATAADRGRNNPTTMGQPA, encoded by the coding sequence GTGAAAGAAGTAGAACCACATCCGGTGTCCTCGGTGTCGGCGCACGGTGCCTCGGTCCGCGTGAACCTGGTCGGGAGGGCCCACGAATTGGTGTCCGGCGTACACCAAGGCGCGGCAGCCGCCATCGCTCTGATCGTGTTGGTCGGGGGAGTGGCACTGTTTTTGGGCGCCTCGCTCTGGCGGAGCCTGCCAGGAACTCACCGCTCGGCCGGAACGGCGCTCATCAGCCTGCAGAGCACCGGTTTGGCGGCGGCGTTCGTCGCGCTGGCCTATCAGGTAAAAGCGGGAGACTGGTTGACCAGCGCGGACCCGGCGGTCTTGGGGTGGTTCACCGAGCACCGCTCGGACTGGGTGACCGGGCCGGCCATCGCTGTTACCGACGCCGGCGGACCGGCGGGCACCATAGTCCTCGCGGTCGTGATCGGTGCGGTGCTGTCCAGGCGAGCCCGCTCGCCGATCCCCGCGCTGATTCTCATCGGGACCGTCGGTGCGGCCGCACTGGCTTCGACCGTGACGAAATCCGTTGTCGGGCGGTCACGTCCCCCGATCGCATCCCAGGTTCTGCTCGAGACTGACCATTCCTTTCCGTCCGGGCATGCGACAGGGGCAATGGCGTTGTTCATGACGGCCGCTCTCATGCTCGGGTATGCCTGGTCGCCGACCCGGCGCACGTTGTTGCTGGTGACGGTCGCAGCCGTGGCGGCAGTGGTGTCGGTAACTCGCCTGTACCTCGGTGAACACTGGCTCAGCGATGTGATCGGCGGCATGCTCCTCGGCGGCCTCGCCGCGGTGATCGGCGGTGCGATCTACACGATCTGGATGGCCCGCTCCCACGACCGGCGCACCGGAGCCTTGGACGCGACCGCCGCTGACCGGGGCCGCAACAACCCGACGACGATGGGACAACCGGCATGA
- a CDS encoding COG4705 family protein, translated as MSETTRSEAAPTQRVMLSKVPEITVWFWIIKILCTTVGESFADWINMTLGLGLNATALIFTVVLAVVLVWQLRLNRYVPFVYWLAVVVLSVAGTLYTDILTDDLGVPLAVSTSVFAAALAVVFAVWFAREGTLSIHSIVSLPREVFYWLAVLVTFALGTAAGDWTLEITGWGPGISVLLPAGLIVLIVIGWRLGANAVLSFWLAYVLTRPLGANLGDWVASSSTDRGLGAGTALTSAIFLLSIVATVVYLTITRRDLVTEPEIPRPPAGTPPRGRERIMLGYYAGVAVAAGALLVWASAQPHEALASEEETGTAAASATLTPGQASASFPSTDIATFRTITQDTLTKVQAGDHTGAVARIKDLETAWDDDETSLRPLDATVWGALDGRIDSALKAVRASTPDAANETQTLTALLTELQ; from the coding sequence GTGAGTGAGACGACGAGATCTGAAGCCGCCCCGACTCAGCGAGTGATGCTGAGTAAGGTCCCCGAGATCACGGTCTGGTTCTGGATCATCAAGATCCTGTGCACGACTGTCGGTGAGAGCTTCGCCGACTGGATCAACATGACACTGGGGTTGGGACTGAATGCGACCGCACTCATTTTCACAGTGGTACTTGCCGTTGTCCTGGTGTGGCAGTTGCGCCTCAACCGCTACGTGCCGTTCGTCTACTGGCTGGCGGTTGTGGTGCTCAGCGTCGCCGGCACGCTCTACACCGACATCCTGACCGACGATCTGGGTGTGCCACTTGCGGTGAGTACGAGCGTCTTCGCGGCGGCTCTGGCCGTGGTCTTCGCTGTCTGGTTCGCCCGTGAAGGGACCTTGTCGATTCACAGCATCGTCTCGCTCCCGCGGGAAGTGTTCTACTGGCTCGCCGTTCTGGTCACGTTCGCCCTCGGCACCGCCGCGGGCGATTGGACACTCGAGATCACCGGGTGGGGGCCGGGCATCTCGGTCCTGCTGCCTGCTGGGTTGATCGTCTTGATCGTGATCGGCTGGCGGCTGGGCGCGAACGCGGTCCTCTCCTTCTGGCTCGCGTACGTGCTGACGCGTCCGCTCGGCGCCAACCTCGGCGACTGGGTGGCGTCCTCGTCCACCGATCGTGGTCTCGGTGCAGGTACGGCTCTCACCAGCGCAATTTTCCTCCTCTCGATCGTGGCCACGGTCGTCTACCTCACGATTACCCGCCGCGACCTCGTCACCGAACCCGAAATCCCACGCCCGCCGGCCGGCACACCGCCTCGGGGTCGCGAACGGATCATGCTCGGCTATTACGCCGGAGTCGCCGTCGCTGCCGGCGCACTGCTCGTGTGGGCCTCCGCCCAGCCGCACGAGGCCCTCGCGAGCGAAGAGGAAACCGGCACGGCCGCGGCGAGCGCGACCCTCACACCAGGGCAGGCCAGTGCCAGCTTCCCGTCCACAGACATCGCCACCTTCCGCACCATCACGCAGGACACACTGACGAAAGTCCAAGCCGGTGACCACACCGGCGCGGTTGCACGGATCAAAGACCTCGAAACCGCATGGGACGACGACGAAACATCCCTGCGCCCCCTTGACGCAACCGTTTGGGGCGCACTCGACGGCCGGATCGACAGCGCCCTCAAAGCGGTGCGGGCCAGCACACCCGATGCCGCAAACGAAACCCAAACTCTCACCGCACTGTTGACCGAACTTCAGTAG
- a CDS encoding alpha/beta hydrolase: MLLDVSLIDGPVRMLILALGAFALAWLLSGRGRRWWLARVPLSLGIGVVAAIGLSVAVNKIWKPFPDALPAVALLWVGILFAAGSLALLRRTSWAVKGLAMVAVGAIAVCGVAQVNQEFGTYPTMRGVLGVSLADEIDFDHVPGRTENLVTVNAGASLDAVWSPPSDMPENGVVTTVEIPGIVSGFRARDAWIYLPPAYLSTPRAQLPVLVLVPGQPGTPRDWFDGGRLNEVADAYAHDHSGLAPVVVVADSLGDQFSQPLCMDSPTANAFTYLSVDVPVWIETNLQVDPDHGHWAVGGFSAGGTCALVLGVNAPTVYPTFVDITGEDEPSLGSRELTVDRVFDGNGDAFSKFNPLDVLNSGDFRSSAGTIVAGEEDPDLPQARHVLDATAAAGMTIRYLELPGGHSWYVWGPGLEQSLPWLATRVGLTA, encoded by the coding sequence GTGTTGCTGGACGTATCGCTGATCGACGGGCCGGTTCGAATGCTGATTCTCGCACTGGGTGCGTTCGCGTTGGCGTGGCTGCTGAGCGGACGTGGACGACGGTGGTGGCTCGCTCGTGTGCCGCTGAGCTTGGGGATCGGCGTTGTTGCGGCGATCGGGTTGTCGGTGGCGGTGAACAAGATCTGGAAGCCGTTTCCGGACGCTCTTCCTGCTGTTGCATTGTTGTGGGTGGGGATCCTCTTCGCGGCCGGCTCGCTCGCACTGCTTCGCCGAACCTCGTGGGCGGTGAAAGGTCTCGCGATGGTCGCGGTCGGTGCGATAGCGGTCTGCGGCGTGGCGCAGGTCAATCAAGAGTTCGGAACATACCCGACCATGCGGGGTGTTCTCGGCGTCAGCCTTGCGGACGAAATCGACTTCGACCACGTCCCCGGCCGCACCGAAAACCTCGTCACTGTGAATGCCGGTGCATCGCTCGATGCAGTGTGGTCACCGCCTTCGGACATGCCCGAGAACGGTGTGGTCACTACCGTCGAGATTCCGGGAATCGTCTCGGGATTCCGCGCCCGCGACGCCTGGATCTATCTTCCGCCGGCATACTTGAGCACCCCACGGGCGCAATTGCCGGTACTTGTCCTGGTGCCCGGCCAACCCGGAACTCCACGAGATTGGTTCGACGGTGGACGGTTGAACGAGGTGGCAGATGCCTACGCGCATGATCATTCCGGGTTGGCGCCTGTCGTCGTGGTGGCCGATTCTTTGGGCGATCAGTTCTCGCAACCTCTGTGCATGGACTCGCCGACGGCGAACGCCTTCACCTATCTCAGTGTCGACGTCCCCGTGTGGATCGAGACGAACTTGCAGGTCGATCCCGATCACGGGCACTGGGCAGTCGGAGGATTCTCCGCGGGCGGAACGTGTGCGCTTGTGCTGGGGGTGAACGCGCCTACGGTCTATCCGACTTTCGTGGACATCACCGGGGAGGATGAACCCAGCCTCGGCTCGCGTGAGCTGACCGTGGATCGCGTGTTCGACGGAAACGGTGACGCGTTCAGCAAATTCAACCCTCTCGATGTGCTCAACAGCGGAGACTTCAGGAGCAGTGCCGGCACAATCGTTGCGGGAGAGGAGGATCCGGATCTTCCCCAAGCTCGTCATGTGCTTGACGCGACTGCGGCTGCCGGTATGACGATTCGGTATCTCGAACTTCCCGGCGGGCACTCGTGGTACGTGTGGGGGCCAGGGCTGGAACAGTCCCTTCCGTGGCTGGCGACGCGTGTGGGTTTGACGGCCTGA
- a CDS encoding phosphodiester glycosidase family protein, with protein MTLALMSMSYGRALLSPGYATWTDKTSTWIRDNGGGHLLDAYENWRYAKPPSDSQPDLHQYVVPVGIAGGSDTTAIHLPVLPSEPGQSAPVWTPGRADVHGVARSYTSVFQPDPEHRSVVAGVAIVAYAAVSAHLVPGTSQPGGDAPGDAHVPATDIPSLVAVFNSGFKMNDIDGGFYLDGTEYRPLRDGQASAVVDSAGHLRVEQWGRDDAMGPSISAVRQNLALIVDHGAAVEGLDVNSDNRWGSAQNQLQYTQRSALGTTASGDLIYIAGGAMNLSTLARALVDAGAVTGMELDIHSGMTMYSSWAPDMSGVLAPTTLMPDIQQDPNRYLAPDRRDFFYITLSEPTPQQSSVFSPAVPSMTTAAKFDGS; from the coding sequence GTGACGCTCGCGCTGATGTCGATGTCCTACGGCAGGGCGTTGCTCTCGCCCGGATATGCAACATGGACGGACAAGACGTCGACCTGGATCAGAGACAACGGCGGCGGACACCTTCTCGATGCCTACGAGAATTGGCGATATGCAAAGCCGCCGAGCGACAGTCAACCCGACTTGCATCAGTACGTTGTCCCAGTCGGGATCGCGGGTGGCTCCGATACGACGGCAATTCACCTACCGGTGCTTCCGTCGGAGCCTGGGCAAAGCGCACCGGTGTGGACCCCGGGGCGTGCAGACGTCCACGGGGTCGCCAGGTCGTACACGTCGGTGTTTCAACCCGATCCTGAACATCGCAGCGTCGTGGCCGGCGTTGCGATCGTTGCATATGCCGCGGTGAGCGCACATCTTGTGCCCGGCACGAGCCAACCCGGTGGTGATGCCCCGGGCGATGCGCACGTGCCAGCCACTGACATCCCGAGTTTGGTGGCCGTGTTCAACTCGGGATTCAAGATGAACGATATCGATGGCGGTTTCTACCTCGACGGGACCGAGTATCGGCCACTGCGTGATGGGCAGGCGTCCGCCGTTGTAGACAGTGCCGGCCATCTGAGAGTTGAACAATGGGGGCGTGACGACGCAATGGGACCCTCGATCAGCGCGGTTCGTCAAAATCTCGCGCTGATCGTCGATCACGGTGCGGCGGTGGAGGGTTTGGATGTCAACAGTGACAATCGGTGGGGCTCGGCACAGAATCAGCTGCAGTACACCCAGCGCTCGGCCCTCGGAACCACTGCGTCCGGTGATCTGATCTACATCGCCGGTGGCGCGATGAACTTGTCGACCCTTGCCCGCGCACTGGTGGACGCCGGCGCCGTCACCGGTATGGAACTCGACATCCATTCCGGGATGACGATGTACTCGTCGTGGGCGCCCGACATGTCGGGTGTGTTGGCTCCGACCACCCTGATGCCTGATATTCAACAAGACCCGAATCGGTATCTGGCGCCGGACCGTCGCGACTTTTTCTACATCACGCTGTCGGAGCCGACTCCGCAACAGTCTTCGGTCTTTTCGCCGGCGGTTCCTTCGATGACGACTGCGGCGAAGTTCGACGGGTCGTGA